In a genomic window of Magnolia sinica isolate HGM2019 chromosome 14, MsV1, whole genome shotgun sequence:
- the LOC131224903 gene encoding uncharacterized protein LOC131224903, with the protein MWTSRSGKEQSLKTPLKTPLTFFSIEKATIVRWTRPTGHWKKLNVDSSSWGNPGAGGGGRVYRNEARNLIFAFQNSYGHVTNMVAEARAMIDGLTLCKDMRLSSIIVETDSRTLFDAVTSHSNSCSWRLWYVLESIHHLSQSLNLSFSHILREGNFVVDGLAHIASNSAPNKLFLNIADLPRPVRGSMILDKAGVGQIRHCRPKKGIS; encoded by the coding sequence ATGTGGACATCTCGGTCTGGAAAAGAACAGTCACTAAAGACTCCACTAAAGACGCCCCTCACATTCTTTTCAATCGAAAAGGCCACGATTGTTAGATGGACCAGACCAACTGGGCACTGGAAGAAACTAAATGTAGACAGCTCATCATGGGGTAACCCAGGGGCTGGAGGTGGCGGACGTGTTTACCGCAATGAAGCTAGGAATCTGATTTTTGCCTTTCAAAACAGCTATGGCCACGTCACCAACATGGTTGCAGAAGCCAGAGCAATGATCGATGGGCTCACACTTTGCAAGGATATGAGACTATCCTCGATCATTGTTGAAACTGATTCCCGCACCCTTTTTGACGCCGTTACTAGTCACTCAAATTCCTGCAGTTGGAGACTTTGGTACGTTCTAGAATCTATCCACCATCTCTCCCAATCTCTCAATCTCAGTTTCAGTCATATCCTGAGGGAAGGCAACTTTGTGGTGGATGGCCTAGCCCACATTGCGAGCAACAGCGCCCCAAACAAACTCTTTCTTAACATCGCTGATCTCCCAAGGCCTGTTAGAGGTTCCATGATCCTTGACAAAGCTGGGGTGGGCCAGATTCGACACTGCAGGCCCAAGAAAGGAATCAGTTAA